The Fulvivirga ligni genome window below encodes:
- a CDS encoding efflux RND transporter permease subunit, producing MLNKIIKYFLENKLVTFLLLLALIVWGIVTAPFGWDIGLPRDPVPVDAIPDLGENQQIVYTEWKGRSPQDIEDQITYPLTTALLGIPGVKTIRSNSVFGFSSIYIIFDEDLEFYWSRTRILEKLNSLPAGTLPEAATPALGPDATALGQIYWYTLEGRDPKTGKPTGGWDPQELRTLQDFFVKYGLTSASGVAEVASVGGYVKEYQVDIDPDAMKASKVSVAQIMQAVKKSNLDIGARTIEFNKAEYLVRGLGYIKNLDDLKESVVTVRDNVPIRIQDVAHVSFGPAPRRGGLDKGGAEAVGGVVVARYGANPMEVINNVKTKIDEISSGLPQKTLEDGTISKVTIVPFYDRSGLIHETLGTLESALSHEILISILVVIVLVMNLRASILISSLLPIGVLITFISMRYFGIDANVVALSGIAIAIGVMVDVGIVFVENIVRHLELPENEGVKGSQLQKVVYEGAKEVAPAIMTALATTVVSFIPVFAMEAAEGKLFRPLAFTKTFAILSSLALGLIVIPALAQLVFSIRIDKNRSRKIWGVLLIIAGVVLSMVFGEWMALLLSLFGVVALTHEYWAQRNPHIPGRINIGLSVLIVVFFLTQEWMPLGPQNSLIINFLFVVILVGGILGFLLSVVHFYPRILPWCLDNKWTFLTIPIISILFGILVWQGFNKVFGFAADGAQKIGWEVRDSEAWQSMTDAFPGVGKEFMPTLDEGSFLLMPSTMPHTGVEQNVAVIKQLDMRVNAIPEVKSVVGKWGRTNSALDPAPVSMFENIINYKPEYILDEEGHRKRFKVNADDQFELSDGSYFDPKTGNLSEFDSQSLVDDPNGEYFRQWRPEIQSPDDIWQQIVAQSDYPGLTSAPKLQPIQTRLVMLQTGMRAPMGIKVYGPDLKTIEKVGFELEKILKEVPSIDGPTVFADRVVGKPYLNIDIDREAIARYGLTIQDVQSYISGTVGGMEQTSTVEGRERFAVRVRYAREYRDSPQAVKDILIPTSSGAQIPLGQLATIEYTQGPQNVKSENTFLVSYVIFDMKEGFAEVDVVEAAQAAIQQKIDDGSLSIPAGVSYQFTGNYENQVRATKRLLIVVPLSLIIIFLILYFQFKSVTMSAMVFSGIFVAFSGGFLMIWLYGQDWFLNFSVAETNLRDLFQMHTINLSVAVWVGFIALFGIATDDGVIMGTYLTQTFEKEKPTTKKEVRKAVLHAGMMRVRPAMMTAATAIIALLPVLSSTGKGSDIMVPMAIPAFGGMLLQVMTMFVVPVLYSMWQERRVEK from the coding sequence TGGTTGGGATATTGGCTTGCCCCGCGATCCTGTTCCGGTAGATGCCATCCCAGATTTAGGTGAAAACCAGCAAATAGTTTATACAGAATGGAAAGGTCGCTCTCCTCAGGATATTGAAGATCAGATCACCTATCCGCTCACCACCGCCCTTCTGGGTATTCCCGGGGTGAAGACCATTCGTAGCAACTCTGTTTTTGGCTTCTCCAGCATTTACATCATTTTTGATGAAGACCTTGAGTTTTATTGGAGCCGAACAAGAATACTGGAAAAACTGAATTCACTGCCGGCCGGAACGCTACCTGAAGCGGCTACACCTGCTTTAGGGCCAGATGCTACAGCTCTTGGTCAGATCTACTGGTACACGCTTGAAGGTCGTGATCCGAAAACGGGTAAGCCAACGGGGGGCTGGGATCCGCAAGAGCTGAGAACGCTGCAAGACTTCTTTGTGAAGTACGGTCTTACCTCGGCTAGTGGAGTGGCAGAGGTAGCTTCTGTTGGTGGCTATGTGAAAGAGTATCAGGTAGATATCGATCCTGATGCTATGAAGGCCAGCAAGGTGAGCGTAGCCCAGATTATGCAGGCGGTAAAAAAGAGCAACCTCGACATAGGTGCTCGGACCATTGAATTTAACAAAGCCGAATACCTGGTTCGCGGTTTAGGCTATATCAAAAATCTGGATGACCTCAAGGAGAGCGTTGTCACAGTTCGTGATAATGTGCCGATCAGAATACAGGATGTCGCTCATGTGTCTTTTGGTCCTGCCCCAAGGCGTGGCGGACTGGATAAAGGTGGCGCTGAGGCTGTGGGAGGCGTGGTAGTGGCCAGATATGGCGCTAATCCGATGGAGGTCATCAATAACGTGAAAACCAAAATTGATGAGATCAGCTCCGGTTTGCCTCAAAAAACTCTCGAGGATGGTACTATTTCCAAAGTGACCATCGTGCCGTTCTACGACCGTTCAGGGTTGATTCATGAGACATTAGGAACATTGGAATCTGCTTTATCTCATGAAATTCTCATCAGTATTTTGGTGGTAATTGTTTTGGTGATGAACTTACGGGCTTCCATCCTTATTTCCAGCTTACTACCCATTGGAGTACTGATCACTTTCATAAGCATGCGGTACTTCGGCATAGATGCCAATGTGGTGGCGCTATCAGGTATTGCCATAGCCATCGGGGTTATGGTGGATGTCGGGATTGTGTTTGTTGAAAACATTGTAAGACATCTGGAACTGCCTGAAAATGAAGGAGTAAAAGGAAGTCAGTTGCAAAAAGTTGTGTATGAAGGGGCAAAGGAAGTAGCACCTGCTATTATGACGGCCTTGGCTACTACTGTAGTGAGCTTCATCCCTGTTTTTGCTATGGAAGCTGCTGAAGGCAAGCTCTTTAGACCGTTGGCCTTTACCAAAACCTTTGCTATTCTTTCTTCTTTGGCTTTGGGTCTTATTGTCATTCCGGCATTGGCACAATTAGTATTTTCCATTCGGATCGATAAAAATAGATCACGTAAGATCTGGGGAGTGCTTTTAATTATTGCTGGCGTAGTGCTTTCTATGGTATTTGGTGAGTGGATGGCTTTGCTACTGTCATTATTTGGAGTAGTTGCGCTTACTCATGAGTATTGGGCACAGCGAAATCCGCACATACCTGGCCGGATTAATATCGGCCTTTCTGTACTCATTGTGGTGTTCTTCCTTACCCAGGAATGGATGCCTCTAGGACCGCAGAATAGCTTGATCATTAACTTCCTTTTTGTGGTAATCCTGGTCGGCGGAATTCTCGGTTTTCTTTTATCGGTTGTACATTTCTACCCTAGAATTTTACCCTGGTGTCTTGATAATAAATGGACATTCTTAACCATACCCATCATTAGTATCTTGTTTGGGATACTCGTTTGGCAAGGCTTTAATAAGGTGTTTGGCTTTGCAGCCGATGGTGCACAAAAAATCGGCTGGGAGGTTAGAGATAGTGAAGCCTGGCAATCCATGACAGATGCTTTTCCAGGAGTAGGGAAGGAGTTTATGCCCACGTTAGATGAAGGTTCTTTTCTTTTAATGCCTAGCACTATGCCTCATACAGGTGTAGAACAAAATGTGGCGGTCATCAAGCAGCTGGATATGCGAGTAAATGCTATTCCAGAGGTGAAGTCCGTGGTGGGTAAATGGGGTCGAACCAATAGCGCTTTAGACCCGGCACCGGTTTCCATGTTTGAAAACATCATTAACTATAAACCAGAATATATACTGGATGAAGAAGGCCATAGAAAGCGCTTTAAAGTCAATGCAGATGATCAGTTTGAACTGAGTGATGGTAGTTATTTCGATCCTAAGACTGGGAATCTGAGTGAGTTTGACTCCCAATCTCTGGTGGATGATCCCAATGGTGAATACTTTCGCCAGTGGCGGCCGGAAATTCAATCGCCTGATGATATTTGGCAGCAGATAGTCGCTCAGTCGGACTATCCAGGGCTTACTTCGGCTCCTAAGTTGCAGCCCATTCAAACCAGACTGGTGATGTTGCAAACCGGCATGCGTGCTCCAATGGGCATAAAAGTGTATGGGCCGGATTTAAAAACTATTGAGAAAGTTGGTTTTGAATTGGAGAAAATTCTAAAAGAAGTACCCAGCATCGATGGCCCTACAGTTTTCGCTGATCGGGTAGTAGGCAAACCATATCTAAATATTGATATTGACCGAGAGGCTATTGCCAGATATGGACTTACCATTCAGGATGTTCAGAGCTATATCAGTGGCACTGTTGGCGGTATGGAGCAAACGTCAACCGTGGAGGGCAGAGAACGATTTGCTGTCCGTGTGAGGTACGCAAGGGAGTATCGTGATAGTCCGCAGGCAGTGAAGGATATTTTAATTCCTACTTCGTCCGGAGCTCAGATTCCTTTGGGCCAGCTCGCCACTATTGAATACACACAAGGACCACAAAATGTAAAAAGCGAGAATACCTTTCTGGTGAGCTATGTGATTTTTGATATGAAGGAAGGTTTTGCTGAAGTAGATGTGGTGGAGGCAGCCCAGGCCGCCATTCAACAAAAAATAGATGATGGAAGCTTAAGTATACCTGCAGGCGTTAGCTACCAGTTTACCGGTAATTATGAAAACCAAGTGCGAGCCACTAAAAGGCTACTGATTGTAGTGCCTTTATCGCTTATCATCATTTTTCTGATCCTGTATTTTCAGTTCAAATCTGTAACCATGTCGGCCATGGTGTTCTCAGGAATATTCGTGGCCTTTTCTGGTGGGTTTTTAATGATTTGGCTTTATGGACAAGATTGGTTCCTGAATTTTTCGGTTGCGGAAACCAACCTGCGTGATCTTTTTCAGATGCATACTATTAACCTCAGTGTTGCGGTTTGGGTAGGATTTATTGCCTTGTTTGGTATTGCTACCGATGATGGTGTGATCATGGGAACTTACCTCACACAGACTTTTGAAAAGGAAAAGCCAACTACTAAAAAGGAGGTTCGAAAAGCTGTATTGCACGCAGGAATGATGCGTGTGAGACCAGCCATGATGACCGCGGCTACGGCCATTATCGCTCTTCTCCCAGTGCTTTCATCCACAGGAAAGGGTTCGGATATTATGGTGCCCATGGCCATCCCCGCTTTTGGAGGCATGCTCCTTCAGGTGATGACCATGTTTGTAGTGCCAGTGCTTTACAGCATGTGGCAAGAAAGGAGGGTAGAGAAATGA